From Drosophila yakuba strain Tai18E2 chromosome 2L, Prin_Dyak_Tai18E2_2.1, whole genome shotgun sequence, one genomic window encodes:
- the LOC6527626 gene encoding P protein — protein sequence MGLRDTIRNLRPESPGRDKCSIELQHRSPRGACHHNQVAAVQVTEQSLQVWRALPAEIRHDPSMASFQMENERIHGSSAGGSDDEDEEGYEEVDMKNVSRIQDEPGSSYAGSDFLDIKTRPGDENATDDEATTHSDHEPANGPGNAKSQARRIHHKSKRSKEQRQRDKLWKRGGLLVFWLLAAVVLISVGEKHLLEKTIDVPMGEQGKFFKLHQKPTGDFRLKIHGAFRELSTLDAPENETLSFGFLTVQPQVSTYIGENHSQVFQDILPAWRLPLLSEEELLQRAPAVATNRTYLMSQELSGILAEKDSEFRLHIFSDVEADLAIVLNYNPLIVNARTGSILAGLILLIFYALLVWELFERTFVAMICSILSVTALACFNDRPNMDEIIQWMDMELLTLLFCMMLLILILTETGVFDYLAVFCFEISGGKIWPMIYSLCLVTCVVSSVLDNMTTVLLLTPVAIRLCEVMQLDPLPVVMGIIVHANIGGALTPIGDPISIIVSTNHFIVDNDVTFPTFVAHTFPGVILAVIQSCVYLRLFYHNIDALRLNEPKEMSELRREMKVWQRALNAVASCSKDAQLVRGTLQSKIKQLKRTIRRLQKGVGSSEVYTNTLDELKQKYPIKNKTLLLQSAGALLFVIVCFFIQSVPHWRTLPLGWVALLGVILLLIILNRDDMEHLMHRVEWTTLLFFAAMFVMMECVERLGIFSCISELTEHVILSVGKSHRLAMAIFMILWMSALASSILDSIPVAAIMVKLVTSLVAKPSLGLPLQPLVWALTLGASMGGNGTLYGASANVIAAGIAEQHGYKLSFTRYLRTVFPMMLAQITLMTVYLLVAHVVFQWH from the exons ATGGGTCTCCGCGACACCATTCGAAATCTACGGCCGGAAAGTCCCGGCCGGGACAAGTGCAGCATCGAGCTGCAGCACCGAAGTCCGAGAGGTGCATGCCATCACAATCAGGTGGCCGCCGTCCAGGTCACCGAACAATCCTTACAGGTATGGCGCGCACTGCCCGCAGAGATTCGCCACGATCCCAGCATGGCGAGTTTTCAGATGGAAAACGAAAGAATCCATG GTTCCTCAGCCGGCGGCAGCgacgatgaggatgaggagggATACGAGGAGGTGGATATGAAGAACGTCAGTCGCATTCAGGACGAGCCCGGTTCCAGTTATGCCGGCTCCGACTTCCTGGACATCAAGACCAGGCCTGGTGATGAGAATGCCACCGACGATGAGGCCACCACCCATTCCGACCACGAACCGGCCAATGGCCCGGGTAATGCCAAATCACAGGCCCGCCGCATCCATCACAAATCCAAGCGTTCCAAGGAGCAGCGACAGCGGGACAAGTTGTGGAAACGCGGTGGACTACTAGTGTTTTGGCTCCTGGCGGCAGTGGTGCTGATATCGGTGGGTGAAAAGCATCTGCTGGAGAAAACCATTGATGTGCCAATGGGCGAGCAGGGAAAGT tTTTCAAGCTGCATCAAAAACCCACTGGTGACTTTCGCTTGAAGATTCATGGTGCTTTCAGAGAGCTCTCCACGCTGGATGCCCCTGAAAATGAGACTTTGAGCTTCGGATTTCTGACTGTGCAGCCACAGGTGTCCACTTACATAGGCGAGAATCATAGCCAGGTGTTTCAG gATATACTTCCAGCATGGCGGTTGCCACTGCTCTccgaggaggagctgctgcagcgtGCTCCCGCTGTGGCCACCAATCGCACCTATCTGATGAGCCAGGAGCTGAGTGGTATTCTGGCGGAGAAGGACAGCGAATTCCGATTGCATATCTTTAGCGATGTGGAGGCGGACTTGGCAATCGTTCTGAACTATAATCCCTTGATTGTGAATGCCAGGACTGGGAGCATCCTGGCTGGTCTGATCCTGCTGATCTTCTACGCATTGCTGGTTTGGGAACTGTTCGAAAGAACCTTTGTGGCCATGATATGTTCTATTCTTTCCGTGACAGCTCTAGCCTGTTTTAATG ATCGTCCCAATATGGATGAGATTATTCAGTGGATGGACATGGAGCTACTGACTCTACTCTTCTGCATGATGCTGCTCATTTTGATACTGACAGAAACTGGCGTATTCGACTACCTGGCCGTATTTTGTTTCGAGATATCGGGCGGCAAGATCTGGCCCATGATATACAGTCTTTGTCTGGTCACCTGCGTGGTGTCCAGTGTCCTGGACAACATGACAACCGTGCTGCTCCTAACCCCAGTGGCAATCCGATTGTGTGAGGTGATGCAGTTGGATCCCCTGCCCGTGGTGATGGGCATTATAGTGCATGCCAATATCGGAGGAGCCCTGACACCCATCGGAGATCCCATCAGTATTATAGTCAGCACCAATCACTTTATTGTGGATAAT GATGTCACTTTTCCCACATTTGTGGCCCACACTTTCCCTGGTGTCATTTTAGCAGTTATTCAAAGTTGCGTGTATCTGCGCCTCTTCTATCACAACATCGATGCACTACGTCTCAATGAGCCCAAGGAGATGAGTGAGCTTCGGAGGGAGATGAAGGTGTGGCAGAGAGCTCTGAATGCAGTGGCCTCCTGCTCCAAGGATGCCCAGCTGGTGAGGGGAACGCTTCAGTCTAAAATTAAGCAGCTGAAAAGGACCATTAGAAGGTTGCAAAAAGGTGTGGGCTCCTCGGAGGTCTATACGAATACGCTGGATGAGCTCAAGCAGAAG TACCCCATCAAAAACAAGACCCTTTTGTTGCAATCCGCTGGGGCCCTACTCTTCGTCATTGTTTGCTTCTTCATCCAATCCGTGCCGCACTGGAGAACTTTGCCCTTGGGTTGGGTGGCCCTGCTGGGCGTGATCCTGCTGCTGATCATCCTCAATCGCGATGACATGGAGCACCTGATGCATCGCGTCGAGTGGACGACACTGCTCTTCTTTGCCGCCATGTTCGTGATGATGGAGTGCGTGGAAAGATTGGGAATCTTCTCCTGCATCAGTGAGCTCACCGAGCATGTGATCCTTTCGGTGGGTAAGAGTCATCGCCTGGCCATGGCCATCTTTATGATATTGTGGATGTCGGCGCTGGCATCCTCCATATTGGATAGTATTCCGGTGGCCGCCATAATGGTGAAGCTGGTGACCTCTCTGGTGGCCAAGCCATCGCTGGGATTGCCCCTTCAGCCACTGGTCTGGGCTCTGACCCTGGGCGCTTCCATGGGCGGGAATGGAACGCTCTATGGTGCCTCCGCCAATGTCATTGCAGCCGGAATTGCCGAGCAACATGGCTATAAGCTGTCCTTCACCAGATATCTGAGAACCGTGTTTCCCATGATGCTGGCACAGATCACCCTGATGACTGTCTATCTACTTGTGGCCCATGTAGTCTTTCAATGGCATTGA